A section of the Streptomyces xinghaiensis S187 genome encodes:
- a CDS encoding S1 family peptidase, translating to MKHRTPRPARRHRTRRPRTPAVLAGAGAALLALTAPALPQAGAAVPRPAPAVITPAAAGELSARLTTRLGREGAGAYYEAGSGRLVVNVLTDGAADTVRAAGAEARPVRHSLAELDAVRAALREEAAIPGTAWSADPRLNKVVVTADRTVTGARLDRLEGVVGRFGAMAVLERTNLEFTPFLVGGDPVWTERERCSLGFNVTVDGRPHFLTAGHCGGEDTGWSASRGGPRIGVVAQARFPGEDYALVRLTSSSVTSPSLVGLSRGRTQRITRAADPVVGQRARRGGSTSGLRSGTVTGLDATVNYREGTVHGLIEADMCAEPGDSGGPLFAGTAALGLVSGGIGDCSGGGATFYQPVTGALRATGAAIG from the coding sequence TTGAAGCACCGTACCCCCCGGCCCGCCCGGCGCCACCGGACCCGCCGCCCCCGGACCCCCGCCGTGCTCGCGGGCGCGGGCGCCGCGCTCCTCGCCCTCACGGCGCCGGCGCTCCCGCAGGCCGGCGCCGCCGTTCCCCGCCCCGCTCCTGCCGTGATCACCCCGGCCGCCGCCGGGGAACTCTCGGCCCGGCTCACCACCCGGCTGGGGAGGGAGGGCGCGGGCGCCTACTACGAGGCGGGGAGCGGGCGGCTCGTGGTGAACGTCCTCACGGACGGAGCGGCGGACACGGTGCGCGCGGCCGGTGCCGAGGCGAGGCCGGTACGGCACTCCCTGGCCGAACTCGACGCCGTACGCGCGGCCCTGCGCGAGGAGGCCGCGATCCCGGGGACGGCCTGGTCGGCCGATCCCCGGCTGAACAAGGTCGTCGTCACCGCCGACCGCACGGTCACCGGGGCGCGCCTCGACCGGCTGGAGGGCGTCGTCGGCCGGTTCGGCGCGATGGCCGTTCTCGAGCGCACGAACCTCGAGTTCACCCCGTTCCTCGTGGGCGGTGACCCCGTCTGGACCGAGCGGGAGCGCTGTTCACTGGGGTTCAACGTGACCGTCGACGGCAGGCCCCACTTCCTGACCGCCGGACACTGCGGCGGCGAGGACACGGGGTGGTCCGCCTCCCGGGGCGGCCCGCGGATCGGAGTGGTCGCGCAGGCCCGGTTCCCCGGCGAGGACTACGCGCTCGTCCGCCTCACCTCCTCGAGCGTCACGAGCCCCAGCCTGGTCGGCCTGTCCCGGGGGCGGACCCAGCGGATCACCCGGGCCGCCGATCCGGTGGTGGGCCAGCGGGCGCGGCGCGGCGGCAGCACCTCCGGGCTGCGGTCGGGTACGGTCACCGGCCTCGACGCCACCGTCAACTACCGGGAGGGCACGGTGCACGGGCTGATCGAGGCCGACATGTGCGCGGAGCCCGGGGACAGCGGCGGACCGCTCTTCGCCGGGACGGCGGCGCTCGGTCTGGTCTCGGGGGGCATCGGCGACTGCTCCGGCGGGGGCGCGACGTTCTACCAGCCGGTGACCGGCGCGCTCCGGGCGACCGGCGCGGCCATCGGCTGA
- a CDS encoding IclR family transcriptional regulator — MPRPTALPDAARTGPAGGRPEPAGVKSARRAIDLIETFAANDDWLTLGALHAATGLPRSSLHGLLRTLHESGWLETDGGGGYRLGVRALICGTAYLDRDPVIPYATEALETVRDKTGFTAHYARRDGDQVVYLETRESRRSAHLVSRVGRTLPAHATALGKVLLAELTQDEIAGLMPVPLPALTPNTLTTLEALEAACAETRERGYGLETEEGTPGVRCAAAVIPYRIPATDAISCSMPTDQVTEEAVAGVGELLTEVAGDLGRRLRRAGIR, encoded by the coding sequence ATGCCGCGACCGACCGCCCTCCCCGACGCCGCCCGCACCGGGCCGGCCGGGGGCAGACCGGAGCCGGCCGGGGTGAAGTCGGCCCGCCGGGCCATCGATCTCATCGAGACCTTCGCGGCGAACGACGACTGGCTGACGCTCGGCGCGCTCCACGCCGCGACCGGACTCCCGCGCTCCAGCCTCCACGGGCTGCTGCGCACCCTCCACGAGTCCGGCTGGCTGGAAACCGACGGCGGCGGCGGATACCGGCTCGGGGTGCGCGCCCTCATCTGCGGCACCGCCTACCTCGACCGCGACCCCGTCATTCCCTACGCCACCGAGGCGCTGGAGACGGTCCGCGACAAGACCGGTTTCACCGCGCACTACGCGCGCCGCGACGGCGACCAGGTGGTCTATCTGGAGACCCGGGAATCACGCCGCTCGGCCCATCTGGTCTCGCGGGTCGGCCGCACCCTGCCGGCGCACGCCACGGCCCTGGGCAAGGTGCTGCTGGCCGAACTCACCCAGGACGAGATCGCCGGGCTGATGCCGGTCCCCCTGCCCGCGCTCACCCCGAACACCCTCACCACCCTGGAGGCCCTGGAGGCGGCCTGCGCGGAGACCCGGGAACGCGGCTACGGCCTGGAGACGGAGGAGGGCACGCCGGGTGTGCGCTGCGCCGCCGCGGTCATCCCGTACCGCATCCCGGCCACCGACGCGATCAGCTGTTCCATGCCGACCGACCAGGTCACCGAGGAAGCGGTCGCCGGGGTGGGCGAGCTGCTGACCGAGGTGGCCGGGGATCTGGGACGGCGGCTTCGGCGGGCCGGCATCCGCTGA
- a CDS encoding sodium:solute symporter family protein, whose product MHILDWIMVCGYFLVMVGIGWWSHRRVRNVRDFYIAGRKMPWWLAGISHHMSGYSAVMFVAFAGVAYTDGITVYFWAFATIGIGVGIGSWLFAARWNRLSSRLGVASPLEYLARRYNVPTQQALAWSGSLLKVFDVASKWFAVAVLLNSFAGVPLVFGIVITGTVTMIYCTAGGLWADALTDFGQFLIQGLAGLVMLWVVLGKLGGFSSLFTFWGDLPEGHLSPTTSKYTTVFLLVYILVKTLEYNGGMWNLAQRYMAAPSTHAARRGAVLSSALYLVWPFVLMIPMFAAPLIVPGLEDPTTSYAVMTTTLLPAGMVGLVLAGFFSHTMAMVASDANAISSVITRDMLPVMWRRARDFSASEKLLAARIATFSFITLSMVVATQAKNLGGVLAIVVSWVAALMGPISIPLLLGMLPWFRRCGSRAALVSWAAGLGTYALVYYVLDSTQTTIVAAPILVSLVLYSGLGLLAPEPSARADEIIDTAGRKDEDTGGPESSSEDPVVAV is encoded by the coding sequence GTGCACATACTCGACTGGATCATGGTGTGCGGGTACTTCCTGGTGATGGTGGGCATCGGCTGGTGGTCCCACCGGAGGGTCCGCAACGTCCGGGACTTCTACATCGCCGGCCGCAAGATGCCCTGGTGGCTGGCGGGCATCTCGCACCACATGTCGGGCTACAGCGCGGTCATGTTCGTCGCCTTCGCCGGCGTCGCGTACACCGACGGCATCACCGTCTACTTCTGGGCCTTCGCGACCATCGGCATCGGGGTCGGCATCGGCAGCTGGCTCTTCGCCGCCCGCTGGAACCGGCTCTCCTCCCGGCTCGGCGTCGCCTCGCCGCTCGAATACCTGGCCCGCCGCTACAACGTCCCCACCCAGCAGGCCCTCGCCTGGAGCGGCAGTCTGCTCAAGGTCTTCGACGTGGCCTCGAAGTGGTTCGCCGTCGCGGTGCTGCTGAACTCCTTTGCCGGGGTGCCGCTGGTGTTCGGCATCGTCATCACCGGCACCGTCACCATGATCTACTGCACCGCGGGCGGGCTCTGGGCCGACGCCCTCACCGACTTCGGCCAGTTCCTCATCCAGGGGCTCGCCGGCCTCGTCATGCTCTGGGTGGTGCTCGGCAAACTCGGCGGATTCTCCTCCCTGTTCACCTTCTGGGGAGATCTGCCGGAGGGGCATCTCAGCCCCACCACCTCCAAGTACACCACCGTCTTCCTGCTGGTCTACATCCTGGTGAAGACCCTGGAGTACAACGGCGGCATGTGGAACCTGGCGCAGCGCTACATGGCCGCGCCGAGCACCCACGCCGCCCGCCGGGGCGCCGTCCTCTCCTCCGCGCTCTACCTGGTCTGGCCGTTCGTCCTGATGATCCCGATGTTCGCGGCGCCGCTGATCGTCCCCGGTCTGGAGGACCCCACCACCTCCTACGCGGTGATGACCACGACCCTGCTGCCGGCCGGCATGGTCGGCCTGGTCCTGGCCGGCTTCTTCTCCCACACCATGGCGATGGTCGCCTCCGACGCCAACGCCATCTCCTCCGTCATCACCCGCGACATGCTCCCCGTGATGTGGCGCAGGGCGCGCGACTTCTCCGCGAGCGAGAAGCTGCTGGCCGCGCGGATCGCCACCTTCTCCTTCATCACCCTCAGCATGGTCGTCGCCACCCAGGCCAAGAACCTCGGCGGTGTCCTCGCCATCGTCGTCTCCTGGGTCGCCGCGCTGATGGGCCCGATCTCCATCCCGCTGCTGCTCGGCATGCTGCCGTGGTTCCGCCGCTGCGGCTCCCGCGCGGCCCTGGTCTCCTGGGCCGCCGGACTGGGCACCTACGCGCTCGTCTACTACGTGCTCGACAGCACGCAGACGACCATCGTCGCCGCCCCCATCCTGGTGTCGCTGGTCCTCTACTCCGGGCTCGGCCTGCTCGCGCCGGAACCGAGTGCGCGCGCGGACGAGATCATCGACACGGCCGGACGCAAGGACGAGGACACCGGCGGCCCGGAGAGCTCGTCCGAGGACCCCGTCGTCGCCGTATGA
- the cbiQ gene encoding cobalt ECF transporter T component CbiQ, producing MLPIDAAAHSSRWRRRHPLDKAVLALGLTVLAVSLPPWPGAPLTAAAALTALLGPARVPPRRLWRAYRVPLGFCVTGALPLLVQLGGERGLLSLAPDGPAQAGQLLLRTSAASLGVLLFAFTTPLSDLLPRLTRAGVPPAVTDVALVTYRITFLLLDTLAQVRQAQAARLGHTTRAAAWRSLAGQGATVFLRAFSRAARMQDGLAGRGYDGTLRVLVTGAPVSRRFVTGSVLLLAALAVATLVLERQLL from the coding sequence GTGCTGCCCATCGACGCGGCGGCGCACAGCAGTCGCTGGCGCCGCCGCCACCCCCTGGACAAGGCCGTTCTCGCCCTCGGCCTGACCGTCCTGGCGGTGAGCCTGCCGCCCTGGCCGGGCGCGCCGCTCACCGCCGCCGCCGCACTCACCGCACTGCTCGGGCCGGCGCGGGTGCCGCCGCGCCGGCTCTGGCGGGCGTACCGGGTGCCGCTCGGCTTCTGCGTCACCGGCGCGCTGCCGCTCCTCGTCCAGCTGGGCGGGGAGCGCGGCCTGCTGTCCCTCGCACCGGACGGCCCCGCGCAGGCCGGGCAGCTGCTGCTGCGCACCTCGGCCGCCTCGCTGGGCGTCCTGCTGTTCGCCTTCACCACACCGCTGTCGGACCTGCTGCCGCGCCTCACCCGGGCCGGCGTGCCCCCCGCCGTGACCGACGTCGCGCTGGTGACCTACCGCATCACCTTCCTCCTGCTGGACACCCTCGCGCAGGTGCGGCAGGCCCAGGCCGCGCGCCTCGGCCACACCACGCGCGCCGCCGCCTGGCGCTCGCTGGCCGGGCAGGGGGCGACGGTCTTCCTGCGCGCCTTCTCGCGCGCCGCGCGGATGCAGGACGGGCTGGCGGGCCGCGGTTACGACGGGACGCTCCGTGTCCTCGTCACCGGTGCCCCCGTGTCCCGGCGCTTCGTCACCGGGTCCGTCCTGCTGCTCGCCGCGCTGGCGGTGGCCACCCTCGTCCTCGAAAGGCAGCTGTTGTGA
- a CDS encoding glucarate dehydratase family protein, with protein sequence MRIREALLTPVAFADPPLLNAMGVHEPYALRSVLRLVGEDGVTGLGESYGDEAFLTQARRVAEQLTGWDVFDLPGLRRTVERVVGETVYTDLHGLTGGFSTGKTLASVYSLFEVAALDAQGRLLGRPVCDLLGGRARDEVEFSAYLFYKYGAHLGAEADDWGEVLTPEALVGEARHMLDTYGFRSLKLKGGVLPPAQETEGIRALAAAFPGHPLRIDPNGAWKPDTAIGVARALDGVLEYLEDPTPGIAGMARVAEEAGMPLATNMCVVRFDDLEPAIRAKAVGVVLSDHHFWGGLRDTQALSVLCRSFGIGLSMHSNSHLGISLAAMVHVAAATPHLSYACDTHWPWKKTDVIVPGTLEFRDGAVGVPDGPGLGVELDEDALARAHEDYLRCGLRKRDDASYMRRYVGSFRPNTERW encoded by the coding sequence ATGAGAATACGGGAGGCCCTCCTCACCCCCGTCGCCTTCGCCGACCCGCCGCTGCTCAACGCCATGGGCGTGCACGAACCGTACGCGCTGCGCAGCGTGCTGCGGCTCGTCGGCGAGGACGGCGTGACCGGGCTCGGCGAGTCCTACGGCGACGAGGCGTTCCTCACCCAGGCCCGCCGGGTCGCCGAACAGCTCACCGGCTGGGACGTGTTCGACCTGCCCGGCCTGCGCCGGACCGTGGAGCGCGTCGTCGGCGAGACGGTGTACACCGATCTGCACGGCCTCACCGGCGGCTTCTCCACCGGCAAGACCCTCGCCAGCGTCTACTCGCTCTTCGAGGTGGCCGCCCTCGACGCCCAGGGGCGGCTCCTCGGCCGGCCGGTGTGCGACCTGCTCGGCGGCCGGGCCCGGGACGAGGTCGAGTTCTCCGCCTACCTCTTCTACAAGTACGGCGCCCACCTGGGCGCGGAGGCCGACGACTGGGGCGAGGTGCTCACCCCGGAAGCCCTCGTCGGCGAGGCCCGGCACATGCTGGACACCTACGGCTTCCGCTCCCTCAAGCTCAAGGGCGGCGTCCTCCCGCCCGCGCAGGAGACCGAGGGCATCCGGGCCCTCGCCGCGGCCTTCCCGGGCCACCCGCTGCGCATCGACCCCAACGGCGCCTGGAAACCCGACACCGCCATCGGGGTCGCCCGCGCCCTGGACGGCGTCCTCGAATACTTGGAGGACCCCACCCCGGGCATCGCCGGCATGGCGCGGGTGGCCGAGGAGGCGGGCATGCCGCTCGCCACGAACATGTGCGTGGTCCGCTTCGATGACCTGGAACCGGCCATCCGGGCGAAGGCGGTGGGCGTCGTCCTCTCCGACCACCACTTCTGGGGCGGCCTGCGCGACACCCAGGCCCTCTCCGTCCTCTGCCGGTCCTTCGGCATCGGCCTGTCCATGCACTCCAACAGCCACCTCGGGATCAGCCTCGCCGCGATGGTCCATGTGGCCGCCGCGACGCCGCATCTCAGCTACGCCTGCGACACCCACTGGCCGTGGAAGAAGACCGACGTGATCGTCCCCGGGACCCTGGAATTCCGCGACGGCGCCGTCGGAGTGCCCGACGGGCCGGGCCTCGGCGTCGAACTGGACGAGGACGCCCTCGCCCGCGCCCACGAGGACTACCTCCGCTGCGGCCTGAGGAAGCGCGACGACGCGAGCTATATGCGACGCTACGTGGGGAGCTTCCGGCCCAACACGGAACGCTGGTAG
- a CDS encoding Hsp20/alpha crystallin family protein: MLMRTDPFRDLDRFAQQMFGNVTRPSGMPMDAYRSGEDFIVHFDLPGIDPESIDLDVERNVLTVRAERRSPAPEDAEVIAAERPAGSFSRQLFLGDTLDTERIEASYEAGVLTLRIPVAEQAKPRKIQISGGSERRELRS, translated from the coding sequence ATGCTCATGCGTACCGACCCCTTCCGCGACCTGGACCGGTTCGCCCAGCAGATGTTCGGCAACGTCACCCGGCCCTCGGGCATGCCGATGGACGCGTACCGGTCGGGCGAGGACTTCATCGTCCACTTCGACCTTCCGGGGATCGACCCCGAGAGCATCGACCTCGACGTCGAGCGCAACGTCCTCACCGTGCGGGCCGAGCGCAGGTCGCCGGCTCCCGAGGACGCCGAGGTGATCGCCGCCGAGCGTCCCGCCGGAAGCTTCAGCCGGCAGCTCTTCCTCGGCGACACCCTCGACACCGAGCGGATCGAAGCCTCCTACGAGGCCGGTGTGCTGACCCTCCGGATCCCGGTCGCCGAGCAGGCCAAGCCGCGCAAGATCCAGATTTCGGGCGGCAGCGAGCGCAGGGAGCTCCGTTCCTGA
- a CDS encoding phosphatidylinositol-specific phospholipase C domain-containing protein — protein MSRIRTGALTAAAAAALLASLPAAAEAAPGSPRAAGPSYSSTTSVGVHNAYEKAKYRYFADALDSGASLLELDVWTNAAGAGWRVSHENPFGNDNNCENASSAAELRTKPRNQSLGGCLADIRAWHDANPGHRPVVLKVEMKDGFADNRGRGPDEFDALLGEKLGDALLRPADVRGGHATLDDAVRADGWPGRDELAGRFLVELIPGTVEEGNPLDSLWTDREYATHLRDLAAAGTLDRAGAFPAVHHAEAGDPRTGRYGDASLRPWFVVFDGNAGDYAGGAIDTAWYDQRHYLLIMTAAHAVAPAIDAVSPSEAEARDRVTMLASRHASIVTSDWYPLPRVLSLVVPRG, from the coding sequence ATGAGCAGAATCCGTACCGGTGCCCTCACGGCGGCCGCCGCCGCGGCACTCCTGGCCTCCCTCCCCGCGGCGGCCGAAGCGGCGCCGGGAAGCCCCCGGGCCGCGGGCCCGTCCTACTCGTCCACCACCTCCGTGGGCGTGCACAACGCGTACGAGAAGGCGAAGTACCGGTACTTCGCCGACGCCCTCGACTCCGGCGCGTCGCTGCTGGAACTCGATGTCTGGACCAACGCCGCGGGCGCCGGCTGGCGGGTCTCCCACGAAAACCCGTTCGGCAACGACAACAACTGCGAGAACGCCTCCTCCGCCGCCGAACTGCGCACCAAGCCGCGCAACCAGAGCCTCGGCGGCTGCCTCGCCGACATCCGCGCCTGGCACGACGCGAACCCCGGGCACCGCCCCGTCGTGCTCAAGGTGGAGATGAAGGACGGCTTCGCCGACAACCGCGGCCGGGGGCCGGACGAGTTCGACGCCCTGCTCGGCGAGAAGCTCGGCGACGCCCTGCTCCGCCCCGCCGACGTCCGCGGCGGCCACGCCACCCTGGACGACGCGGTCCGGGCCGACGGATGGCCCGGCCGGGACGAACTCGCGGGCAGGTTCCTGGTCGAGCTCATCCCCGGGACCGTCGAGGAGGGGAACCCCCTCGACTCCCTGTGGACCGACCGCGAATACGCCACGCACCTCCGCGACCTCGCCGCCGCCGGCACCCTCGACCGGGCCGGCGCCTTCCCCGCCGTCCACCACGCCGAGGCCGGCGACCCGCGCACCGGCCGCTACGGCGACGCGTCGCTGCGCCCCTGGTTCGTCGTCTTCGACGGCAACGCGGGCGACTACGCCGGAGGCGCCATCGACACGGCCTGGTACGACCAGCGGCACTATCTGCTGATCATGACCGCGGCGCACGCCGTCGCCCCCGCCATCGACGCCGTCAGCCCCTCCGAGGCGGAGGCCAGGGACCGCGTGACGATGCTCGCCTCCCGGCACGCCAGCATCGTCACCTCCGACTGGTACCCGCTGCCGCGGGTGCTGTCCCTGGTCGTCCCCCGGGGCTGA
- a CDS encoding 5-dehydro-4-deoxyglucarate dehydratase, with translation MTQSTAELNGLLAFPFTPFTDDLELDLDAFADHVEFHVAAGAGALFVGCGTGEFSSLAPDELNALVRKALDVTGGRVPVWAGAGGGAATARAGVAAAAAAGADGVLLLPPYLVTGPPAGLVAHVRYAAAGTGVPLIVYHRATSVLTEESAVSLLSVPSVTGIKDGHGDIERMSRIVTAVRAAGGRGRDLLFFNGLPTAEMSARAYAAIGVERYSSAVHGCVPEIAQRFHRALSEGDGSTMDALLNGFYLPLVALRDETPGFAVSLVKAAARLRGQKVGPVRPPLAEPTDGQLRRLERIVDHGLAVLTGLEAGGR, from the coding sequence ATGACGCAGTCCACCGCAGAACTGAACGGCCTGCTGGCCTTTCCGTTCACCCCCTTCACCGACGACCTCGAACTCGACCTCGACGCCTTCGCCGACCATGTCGAGTTCCATGTGGCGGCGGGCGCCGGAGCACTGTTCGTCGGATGCGGCACCGGCGAGTTCAGCTCGCTCGCGCCGGACGAGCTGAACGCCCTGGTACGGAAGGCGCTCGACGTCACCGGCGGGCGGGTCCCCGTCTGGGCCGGGGCCGGAGGCGGCGCCGCGACCGCCCGCGCGGGTGTCGCGGCGGCCGCGGCGGCCGGGGCCGACGGCGTCCTGCTGCTGCCCCCGTACCTCGTCACCGGCCCGCCCGCCGGCCTCGTCGCCCATGTGCGGTACGCGGCGGCCGGCACCGGCGTGCCGCTCATCGTCTACCACCGCGCCACCAGCGTCCTCACCGAGGAGTCGGCGGTCTCCCTGCTCTCCGTTCCCTCCGTGACCGGGATCAAGGACGGCCACGGGGACATCGAGCGGATGAGCCGTATCGTCACCGCGGTCCGCGCCGCCGGCGGCCGGGGGCGGGACCTTCTCTTCTTCAACGGACTGCCCACCGCCGAGATGTCCGCCCGCGCCTACGCCGCCATCGGCGTCGAGCGCTACTCCTCCGCCGTCCACGGCTGCGTACCCGAGATCGCCCAGCGCTTCCACCGAGCTCTCTCCGAGGGCGACGGCTCCACCATGGACGCCCTGCTGAACGGCTTCTACCTGCCCCTGGTGGCCCTCCGCGACGAGACCCCCGGCTTCGCCGTCTCCCTGGTCAAGGCCGCCGCCCGGCTGCGCGGCCAGAAGGTGGGACCGGTCCGGCCGCCGCTCGCCGAGCCCACCGACGGCCAGCTCCGGCGGCTGGAGCGGATCGTCGACCACGGCCTCGCCGTCCTCACCGGGCTGGAGGCGGGCGGCCGATGA
- a CDS encoding energy-coupling factor ABC transporter substrate-binding protein, with protein sequence MSRNTRTNLLLLAVVAVLAALPLVLGLGDGMEEPFAGSDAQAETAVEELRPGYEPWFAPLYEPPSAEVESALFALQAAIGAGVLAYCLGLRRGRRQGEARAAAGAEGTAAPGTAAADRAEPAGTGSSAGGTGPDTRAAAGTPPAGGAPDAAGDTPAPATGERGGGGPSGPGGRPAA encoded by the coding sequence ATGAGCCGGAACACCCGGACCAACCTGCTGCTGCTGGCCGTTGTCGCCGTCCTGGCCGCCCTCCCGCTCGTCCTCGGACTCGGCGACGGCATGGAGGAGCCCTTCGCCGGCAGTGACGCGCAGGCCGAGACGGCGGTCGAGGAACTCCGTCCGGGCTACGAACCCTGGTTCGCCCCGCTCTACGAACCCCCGTCGGCGGAAGTGGAGTCGGCGCTCTTCGCCCTCCAGGCCGCGATCGGCGCCGGGGTGCTGGCGTACTGCCTCGGGCTGCGCCGAGGACGCCGGCAGGGGGAGGCACGGGCCGCGGCGGGAGCGGAGGGAACGGCCGCTCCCGGCACGGCCGCGGCGGACCGGGCGGAGCCGGCGGGTACCGGCAGCTCCGCGGGCGGCACGGGCCCTGACACGAGGGCGGCCGCGGGGACGCCACCGGCCGGCGGGGCCCCGGACGCGGCCGGGGACACCCCGGCGCCCGCGACCGGCGAACGGGGCGGCGGGGGGCCGTCCGGTCCCGGCGGCCGCCCGGCCGCGTAA
- a CDS encoding DUF2277 domain-containing protein, with translation MCRSIKTLRPPYTEDAGEDDVRAAALQYVRKISGFRAPAAHNRAAFDEAVEAVAAATRDLLGALEIRGRTAPDGGNAPPAR, from the coding sequence ATGTGCCGCTCCATCAAGACCCTCCGCCCGCCGTACACCGAGGACGCCGGGGAGGACGACGTCCGGGCCGCCGCCCTGCAGTACGTGCGGAAGATCTCCGGCTTCCGCGCCCCGGCGGCGCACAACCGGGCCGCGTTCGACGAGGCTGTCGAGGCGGTGGCCGCCGCCACCCGTGACCTCCTCGGCGCCCTGGAGATCCGCGGCCGCACCGCCCCGGACGGCGGGAACGCCCCGCCGGCCCGCTGA
- a CDS encoding energy-coupling factor ABC transporter permease: protein MHIAEGYLPPWHAVAWSAAAAPFVLHGVRSLSREVRKNPENTLLLGASGAFTFVLSALKIPSVTGSCSHPTGTGLGAILFRPPVMAVLGTITLLFQALLLAHGGLTTLGANVFSMAVVGPWAGYAAYRLVRGLGAPLAAAVFAGAFTADLSTYCVTSVQLALAFPDPATGLPGALAKFGSVFAVTQIPLAVSEGILTVLVIRLLSQADGTALARLGVRTAAGGRRPERSEAAVTR, encoded by the coding sequence ATGCATATAGCCGAGGGCTACCTGCCCCCCTGGCACGCGGTCGCCTGGAGCGCCGCCGCCGCCCCCTTCGTCCTCCACGGCGTACGGTCGCTGAGCCGCGAGGTGAGGAAGAATCCGGAGAACACCCTGCTGCTCGGTGCCTCCGGTGCCTTCACCTTCGTGCTGTCCGCGCTGAAGATCCCCTCCGTCACGGGCAGTTGCTCACATCCCACCGGCACCGGGCTCGGTGCCATCCTGTTCCGGCCGCCGGTCATGGCGGTGCTCGGCACCATCACGCTGCTCTTCCAGGCCCTGCTGCTGGCGCACGGCGGGCTCACCACCCTGGGCGCCAACGTCTTCTCCATGGCCGTGGTGGGCCCGTGGGCCGGGTACGCCGCCTACCGGCTGGTGAGGGGACTCGGAGCGCCGCTCGCCGCCGCCGTGTTCGCCGGTGCCTTCACCGCCGATCTGAGCACCTACTGCGTCACCAGCGTCCAGCTCGCCCTGGCGTTCCCGGACCCGGCCACCGGACTGCCCGGTGCCCTGGCCAAGTTCGGCTCCGTCTTCGCCGTCACCCAGATCCCCCTCGCCGTCAGCGAGGGCATCCTCACCGTGCTGGTGATCCGGCTGCTGAGCCAGGCCGACGGGACCGCCCTGGCCCGGCTCGGTGTGCGGACGGCCGCCGGCGGCCGCCGGCCGGAGCGGTCCGAGGCGGCGGTGACCCGATGA